In Fluviispira sanaruensis, a genomic segment contains:
- a CDS encoding FKBP-type peptidyl-prolyl cis-trans isomerase: MKIASTKKWALVAALACSPVISLAANATTPIPQTAKKSTVTFKNDEEKAGYIIGHQFSSSINGSDFKIDKKALLKAFEEGLNGKKSELSEKESQEFMQKYLTEQQKLIGDKNQKAGEDFLNKNKKEKGIVTLPSGLQYKIVSEGKGGKPKLTDTVTVNYEGTLINGKVFDSSYERGQPATFPVNGVIKGWTEALQLMPEGSTWMLYIPASLAYGAQSPSPNIGPNSTLVFKVNLVSIAKPAAQAPAKENENVKK; this comes from the coding sequence ATGAAGATTGCTTCAACAAAAAAATGGGCACTTGTTGCAGCCCTCGCATGTTCCCCTGTGATCTCGCTTGCAGCAAATGCAACGACACCCATCCCTCAAACTGCAAAGAAAAGTACAGTGACCTTCAAAAACGACGAAGAAAAAGCAGGATATATTATTGGCCATCAGTTTTCATCCAGTATCAATGGATCGGATTTCAAAATTGACAAAAAGGCTTTGCTCAAAGCTTTTGAAGAAGGCCTAAATGGCAAAAAGTCTGAATTGAGTGAAAAAGAATCCCAAGAATTCATGCAAAAATATTTAACTGAACAACAAAAACTGATTGGTGATAAAAACCAAAAAGCAGGCGAAGATTTCTTAAATAAGAATAAGAAAGAAAAAGGTATTGTCACACTCCCAAGCGGTCTACAATACAAGATTGTTTCCGAAGGAAAAGGTGGAAAGCCAAAATTAACAGACACTGTGACTGTTAATTACGAAGGAACCTTAATCAATGGTAAGGTTTTTGATAGCTCCTATGAACGTGGTCAGCCTGCAACATTCCCAGTCAACGGCGTTATAAAAGGCTGGACAGAAGCTCTCCAACTTATGCCAGAAGGCTCCACTTGGATGCTCTATATTCCAGCTTCTCTTGCATATGGCGCACAATCTCCATCTCCAAATATTGGGCCAAACTCTACACTTGTTTTCAAAGTGAATCTCGTTTCTATAGCTAAACCTGCAGCACAGGCGCCAGCAAAAGAAAATGAAAATGTAAAAAAATAA